One Lampris incognitus isolate fLamInc1 chromosome 18, fLamInc1.hap2, whole genome shotgun sequence genomic region harbors:
- the tent5bb gene encoding terminal nucleotidyltransferase 5Bb: MASGEESEQSRRFCVLSWDQVQRLDSILGESVPIHGRGNFPTLSVQPRQIVQVVRARLEERGVVVRDVKLNGSAASHVLHQDNGLGYKDLDLIFGLRLSDDKTFRLVKDVVLDCLVDFLPEGVCRERITALALKEAYVQKLVKVCNDTDRWSLISLSNNTGKNVELKFVDTLRRQFEFSVDSFQITLDSLLLFDRCSETAMSETFHPTVQGESMYGDFGEALSHLCTKTIATRSPEEIRGGGLLKYCHLLVRGFQPASEAQMKQMQRYMCSRFFIDFPDISEQQRKLEAYLQNHFAGMEHKRYECLVTLRRVVDESTVCLMGHERRQTLALISALALRVMAEQNAIPALSNITCYYQPAPYVRDVNFSNYYVAQVQSPVAACCNSYRTWLPCS, translated from the exons ATGGCCTCCGGTGAGGAGTCGGAGCAGAGTCGGCGGTTCTGCGTCTTGTCTTGGGATCAGGTGCAGCGTCTGGACTCCATCCTCGGGGAGAGCGTCCCTATTCACGGACGTGGAAACTTCCCGACGCTCTCCGTTCAGCCGCGCCAGATCGTCCAG GTGGTCAGGGCACGGCTGGAGGAGCGGGGCGTGGTGGTGCGAGACGTGAAGCTGAACGGCTCGGCGGCCAGCCATGTGCTCCACCAGGACAACGGCCTGGGCTATAAAGACCTGGACCTGATCTTCGGCCTGCGCCTGTCTGACGACAAAACCTTTCGGCTGGTGAAGGACGTGGTGCTGGACTGCTTAGTGGACTTTCTGCCGGAGGGCGTGTGCAGGGAGCGCATCACAGCCTTGGCCCTAAAAGAGGCTTACGTCCAGAAACTCGTGAAGGTGTGCAACGACACGGACCGCTGGAGCCTGATCTCGCTGTCCAACAACACCGGCAAGAACGTGGAGCTGAAGTTTGTGGACACCCTGCGGCGGCAGTTTGAGTTCAGCGTTGACTCCTTCCAGATCACTCTAGACTCCCTGTTGCTCTTTGACCGCTGCTCGGAGACGGCCATGTCAGAGACCTTCCACCCGACGGTGCAGGGCGAGAGCATGTACGGGGACTTTGGGGAGGCCCTGAGCCACCTTTGCACCAAGACTATTGCGACCCGCAGCCCAGAGGAGATCCGCGGAGGCGGGCTGCTCAAGTACTGCCACCTGCTGGTGCGGGGATTCCAGCCAGCCTCGGAGGCTCAGATGAAGCAGATGCAGCGCTACATGTGCTCGCGCTTCTTCATCGACTTCCCTGACATAAGCGAGCAGCAGAGGAAACTGGAGGCTTACCTGCAGAACCACTTCGCCGGCATGGAGCACAAGCGCTACGAGTGCCTGGTGACGCTGAGGCGAGTGGTGGACGAGAGCACCGTGTGTCTGATGGGTCACGAGCGCAGACAGACGCTGGCGCTCATTTCCGCTCTGGCGCTGCGGGTGATGGCGGAGCAGAACGCCATCCCCGCCCTGTCCAACATCACCTGCTACTATCAGCCCGCGCCGTACGTCAGAGACGTCAACTTCAGTAATTATTACGTGGCACAAGTTCAGTCGCCCGTGGCGGCATGCTGCAACTCTTATCGAACATGGCTGCCCTGCAGCTGA